One window from the genome of Eriocheir sinensis breed Jianghai 21 chromosome 15, ASM2467909v1, whole genome shotgun sequence encodes:
- the LOC126998832 gene encoding GTP-binding protein 128up-like produces MSILQKIADIEAEMARTQKNKATMGHLGLLKAKLAKLKRELITPKGGGAAAGEGFDVAKTGDARIGFVGFPSVGKSTLLSNLAGVYSEVAAYEFTTLTTVPGCIKYKGAKIQLLDLPGIIEGAKDGKGRGKQVIAVARTCSLIFIVLDVLKPILHKKLIEKELEGFGIRLNKEPPQITFRKKEKGGVNLQCAVQQSELDMELVKTILAEYRIHNADIVLKYDANADDLIDVIEGNRVYIPCIYLLNKIDQISIEELDIIYKIPHCVPISAHHKWNFDDLLERMWEYLNLCRIYTKPKGQLPDYSAPVVLHADKRTVEDFCNKIHRTIIREFKYALVWGSSVKHQPQKVGKEHVLNDEDVVQICKKV; encoded by the exons ATGAGTATCCTGCAGAAGATCGCCGACATAGAGGCCGAG ATGGCCCGGACCCAGAAGAACAAGGCCACCATGGGCCATCTGGGTCTCCTCAAGGCCAAACTGGCCAAGTTGAAGCGGGAGCTGATCACCCCTAAGGGAGGGGGAGCGGCAGCGGGCGAGGGCTTTGACGTGGCCAAGACTGGTGACGCTCGTATTGGCTTTGTTG GATTCCCATCAGTTGGCAAGTCTACTTTGTTGAGCAACCTGGCTGGTGTGTATTCAGAGGTGGCAGCCTACGagttcaccaccctcaccacggTGCCGGGCTGCATCAAGTACAAGGGAGCCAAGATCCAG TTACTCGACTTGCCTGGAATCATTGAGGGAGCCAAGGATGGTAAGGGACGTGGCAAGCAGGTGATTGCTGTGGCGCGCACCTGCTCCCTCATTTTCATCGTGCTGGATGTCCTCAAGCCCATCTTACACAAAAAACTCATTGAGAAGGAACTGGAGGGATTCGGCATCAGATTGAATAAG GAGCCACCACAGATCACatttaggaagaaggagaagggtggCGTGAACCTGCAGTGTGCAGTGCAGCAAAGTGAACTGGACATGGAACTTGTAAAG ACCATCCTTGCTGAGTACCGCATCCACAATGCGGACATTGTGCTCAAATATGATGCCAATGCTGACGACCTCATAGATGTGATTGAAGGCAACCGGGTGTACATTCCCTGCATATACCTCCTTAACAAAATTG ACCAGATAAGCATTGAGGAGCTGGACATCATCTACAAAATCCCTCACTGCGTGCCCATTTCTGCTCACCACAAATGGAACTTTGATGACTTGCTGGAGAGGATGTGGGAGTACCTCAACCTCTGTAGAAT CTACACCAAACCCAAAGGGCAGCTCCCAGACTACAGTGCTCCTGTTGTGCTACATGCTGATAAGAGAACTGTTGAGGACTTTTGCAACAAAATCCACAGAACAATCATCAGGGAATTCAAATA TGCCTTGGTGTGGGGAAGTTCTGTCAAGCACCAGCCGCAGAAAGTGGGGAAGGAGCATGTTCTCAATGATGAAGATGTGGTCCAGATTTGCAAGAAAGTCTAG
- the LOC126998708 gene encoding protein KRI1 homolog, which produces MSKNKKVLFEESENEEEEEEDDELHINKAYANKYQEWRLSEELQKYKDRFGDEDLTSSESSSDEDFAEADNPEFDREFLRTLGALHKKTDPKLQGARFFTGDYSKKKEKEKEEKSMTVKDYERLMITDRGGELDEEEEGQGSVKGKMKAPKSKVSGFEDGLSSDEDDGSDALLKSGLFKVKETPKPSKEVEAESQEDPLAFIRGESSSVKNDEDRDLLEGLKKVWSDPKRSKDEKWLIDYFVNERYNEEEDESKLRPYNGVVIDEEPISDDEKTLESMETFETKYRFRFEEPDEEFIKKYPRIIPDSLRTKDESRKQKRIAVKERKQKEKEIKRQEIERLKALKYKEIQAKIEKIKEASGNQDIDLGVCI; this is translated from the exons ATGTCGAAAAATAAGAAAGTGCTCTTTGAAGAGtctgagaatgaagaagaggaggaggaggatgatgagctGCACATCAACAAAGCATATGCCAATAAGTATCAGGAATGGCGGCTGTCTGAGGAGCTCCAGAAGT ACAAGGATCGATTTGGGGATGAAGATTTGACATCATCAGAGAGCTCTTCAGATGAAGACTTTGCAGAG GCAGATAATCCTGAATTTGACCGAGAGTTTTTACGGACTTTGGGAGCGCTGCATAAGAAGACCGACCCCAAGCTGCAGGGTGCCAGATTTTTCACCGGGGACTAcagcaagaagaaggagaaggaaaaggaagagaagtccATGACTGTTAAGGACTACGAGCGTCTGATGATAACAGACCGTGGCGGGGAGcttgacgaggaagaggagg GCCAGGGATCAGTAAAGGGTAAGATGAAGGCTCCCAAGAGTAAAGTGAGTGGGTTTGAAGATGGCCTGAGCAGCGATGAAGATGATGGCAGTGATGCACTGCTCAAGTCTGGACTCTTCAAAGTCAAGGAAACTCCCAAGCCCTCAAAGGAGGTGGAGGCTGAG AGCCAAGAGGATCCACTTGCCTTCATCAGGGGTGAATCTTCATCAGTAAAAAATGATGAGGACAGAGATCTGCTGGAGGGCCTGAAAAAAGTGTGGAGTGATCCAAAAAGATCTAAAGATGAAAAGTGGCTGATCGACTACTTTGTCAATGAGAG gtacaatgaagaagaagatgagtcaAAGTTGCGGCCCTACAATGGGGTGGTGATAGATGAAGAGCCAATATCAGACGATGAGAAGACCCTGGAGAGCATGGAGACCTTTGAGACAAAGTACAGGTTCAG ATTCGAGGAGCCCGATGAAGAGTTTATCAAGAAGTATCCGCGCATCATACCAGACTCCCTGCGAACAAAGGATGAGAGCAGGAAACAGAAGCGCATTGCCGTGAAAGAGCgtaaacagaaagagaaggaaataaagcggCAGGAGATTGAGAGACTGAAGGCATTGAAGTACAAAGAGATTCAAGCtaaaattgaaaagattaaagaagcTTCGGGAAACCAGGATATAGATCTTGGGGTATGTATATAA